Proteins encoded within one genomic window of Humulus lupulus chromosome 1, drHumLupu1.1, whole genome shotgun sequence:
- the LOC133784008 gene encoding uncharacterized protein LOC133784008, with product MIKMDSREDDDRPSSPIWVLQHLSEEACRVAGEALHSVYPGHPSNIVNTSPLGQRPGPGPGHRRAQSEVLIGQTRSNGFHRLKSQVQRAWKWGSNSREEGRRSNFNPEVLANQKRQWYQLHSKVLDHTNYKEPTSLFEHFVVAGLQPDANLETVEAAFAKRKEWEMEMSRSELVDFKMLRQRGPSFPSLEPQILFKYPPGKKIAMRWKDLAAFCFPAGVKAQLLEKTPSLSDLNELIYGQGHLGRDDLSFIFSLKGSDNATLYGVCLHVLEIVQRPPGILGGASPLSHSSGGFNRFLVSAPRCYCVLTRVPFFELHYEMLNSIIAQQRLNRITEFVTEMSLYDYVPSTPTRHDQMHENVESLEGDSLSGWMTSAIPVDSAVAMTAAAAGIIPDNVIPHSSLRIWEPNSPESITASESSEISQARDTDKDGRKNLHYFDDYASEASETRSDTLERMCGSYEGHSSPDIRASFSSRFRTLEHLESSEFLFSPARSMTSEDDDDELFANFDKDHRDDLIMEWAKENKNDLLQIICGYHTLPLPPRGGVLVFQPLEHLQSIEYRRPPVSSLGVYDKYSDSLESSEVNFKLAAVEEALALSIWTTATICRVLSLESVLSLLTGVLLEKQVVVVCPNLGLLSATVLSLISMILPFQWHSLMLPVLPGRMAEFLDAPVPFIVGLLNKPNDFKMKTSNLVHVELLKDQVKTCSLPTLPRHKELATALAPFHARLSRETSMAKKHPVHKCSETQAEAAEKFLKVTRGYLESLCSDLRLHTITSVQSNNDRVSLLLKDSFIDSFSSRDQPFIKHFVDTQMFSVLSDSRLSRFENGRL from the exons ATGATTAAAATGGATAGCAGAGAAGATGATGATCGGCCTTCGTCCCCCATTTGGGTGCTGCAACATTTATCTGAGGAGGCATGTAGAGTAGCAGGGGAGGCTTTACATAGTGTGTATCCGGGTCACCCTTCTAACATAGTCAATACCTCTCCATTGGGACAGAGACCTGGACCTGGGCCTGGCCATAGAAGAGCCCAAAGTGAGGTACTGATTGGTCAAACGCGAAGTAATGGCTTTCATAGATTGAAAAGTCAGGTTCAGAGGGCTTGGAAATGGGGAAGCAATTCACGGGAAGAGGGTCGCCGTTCCAATTTCAATCCTGAGGTCTTGGCTAACCAAAAACGCCAGTGGTATCAGCTTCACTCCAAAGTTCTG GATCATACCAACTACAAGGAGCCAACCTCGCTATTTGAACACTTCGTTGTTGCTGGGCTTCAACCCGATGCTAACCTTGAAACCGTGGAGGCTGCCTTTGCTAAGAGGAAGGAGTGGGAGATGGAGATGTCAAGATCTGAATTAGTAGACTTTAAAATGCTTCGCCAGCGGGGGCCTTCATTCCCTAGCTTGGAGCCTCAG ATACTGTTCAAATATCCTCCGGGGAAGAAGATAGCAATGCGTTGGAAGGATTTAGCTGCCTTCTGTTTTCCAGCAGGAGTTAAG GCACAGTTGTTGGAGAAAACCCCATCACTAAGTGATCTAAATGAACTTATTTATGGACAG GGACATTTGGGCCGGGATGATTTATCATTCATCTTCTCACTTAAG GGGTCAGACAATGCAACACTTTATGGTGTTTGCTTGCATGTCCTGGAAATTGTACAGAGACCACCTGGAATCTTAGGTGGAGCATCACCTCTGTCTCATTCATCAGGAGGATTCAACCGATTTTTGGTGTCTGCACCTCGCTGTTACTGTGTGCTAACTAGAGTTCCTTTCTTTGAGCTACACTACGAGATGTTAAATAG TATAATTGCCCAGCAACGTCTGAATCGAATAACAGAATTTGTTACTGAAATGTCTCTCTATGATTATGTCCCTTCTACTCCTACCAGACATGATCAAATGCATGAGAATGTCGAATCGCTCGAGGGAGATTCTTTGAGTGGTTGGATGACTTCTGCAATACCTGTGGACAGTGCAGTGGCTAtgactgctgctgctgctggaATTATACCTGATAATGTCATTCCACATTCCTCACTAAGAATATGGGAGCCTAACTCTCCTGAAAGTATTACTGCTAGTGAATCTTCAGAAATCAGTCAAGCAAGGGATACAGATAAAGATGGTAGAAAGAATTTGCATTATTTCGATGATTATGCTTCTGAGGCCTCAGAAACACGTTCAGATACTTTGGAGAGAATGTGTGGAAGCTATGAAGGCCATTCTTCTCCAGACATTAGAGCGTCTTTCTCCTCTAGATTTCGCACATTGGAGCATCTTGAGAGTTCTGAATTCTTATTCAG TCCAGCTAGAAGCATGACATctgaggatgatgatgatgaactCTTTGCCAACTTTGATAAAGATCATAGGGATGATTTAATTATGGAATGGGCTAAG GAAAATAAAAATGACTTGCTACAGATTATTTGTGGATATCATACTCTTCCTCTTCCTCCACGGGGAGGTGTACTAGTTTTTCAACCTCTTGAACATTTGCAGTCTATTGAATACAGGCGACCTCCAGTTTCTTCCCTTGGTGTTTATGACAAATATTCGGATTCATTGGAATCTTCTGAG GTCAATTTTAAGTTGGCTGCAGTTGAAGAAGCTCTTGCACTATCAATATGGACAACCGCAACAATTTGTCGTGTTCTATCCCTCGAAAGT GTCTTGTCACTGCTCACAGGTGTATTGCTTGAAAAACAAGTAGTTGTTGTGTGTCCAAACTTA GGATTACTATCGGCTACAGTTTTATCTCTCATTTCCATGATTCTTCCCTTTCAGTGGCATAGTTTAATGCTTCCT GTCTTGCCAGGAAGAATGGCTGAATTTCTTGATGCACCAGTCCCCTTTATT GTTGGATTGCTAAACAAACCCAATGATTTCAAAATGAAAACATCTAATCTTGTTCATGTTGAATTGTTAAAGGACCAG GTCAAAACTTGTAGCTTGCCAACACTGCCAAGACATAAAGAGCTTGCCACTGCTCTAGCGCCATTTCATGCTAGATTGTCACGAGAAACTTCAATGGCTAAGAAGCATCCTGTACATAAGTGCAGCGAAACACAG GCCGAAGCCGCAGAAAAGTTTTTAAAAGTAACAAGGGGCTACTTGGAGTCACTTTGTTCAGATCTAAGGTTGCATACAATAACAAGTGTGCAATCAAACAATGATAGG GTTTCTTTACTTCTCAAGGACAGCTTTATTGATTCCTTTTCTAGTCGAGACCAGCCATTTATCAAG CATTTCGTGGACACTCAAATGTTCTCTGTTCTATCAGATTCTCGTTTGTCAAGATTTGAGAATGGTCGTTTGTAA
- the LOC133784020 gene encoding uncharacterized protein LOC133784020, protein MEDGEEIYDGIRAQFPVTFGKQSKAQTPLELIHKATRRGATDGKPSSSPSAKTNDLPSVSSSSKSWLHSLRKPKTQNPNPNFGTEDDDSPTVGPPRPAVVDSSADDEGGDVMVGPPPPPPASVSGDDEDDEVIVGPPRPPAVLAQSDEDDDMIGPPKPPPRFNDSDSDGDGDEDEDNEEENRFRIPLSNEIVLKGHTKVVSTLAIDHSGSRVLSGSYDYSVRMYDFQGMNSRLQSFRQLEPSEGHQVRNLSWSPTSDRFLCVTGSAQAKIYDRDGLTLGEFVKGDMYIRDLKNTKGHITGLTWGEWHPKTKETILTSSEDGSLRIWDVNNFNSQKQVIKPKLVRPARVPVTTCTWDRDGKCIAGGIGDGSIQIWNLKPGWGSRPDIYVEKGHTDDITSLKFSSDGRTLLSRSCDDSLKVWDLRQMKAPLKVFEDLPNHYAQTNVAFSPDEQLFLTGTSIERESTTGGLLCFYDRARLELVSKVGISPTCSVVQCSWHPKLNQIFATSGDKSQGGTHILYDPTISERGALVCVARAPRKKSVDDFEAKPVIHNPHALPLFRDQPSRKRQREKTLKDPMKSHKPDLPMTGPGFGGRIGTSQGSLLTQYLLKQGGMIKETWMDEDPREAILKFADVAAKEPKFIAPAYADTQPEPLFAKSDSEDEEK, encoded by the exons ATGGAGGACGGAGAAGAAATCTACGACGGTATCAGAgcccaattccctgtcacttttGGCAAACAATCAAAGGCCCAAACACCTCTCGAGCTCATCCACAAGGCCACTCGTCGCGGCGCCACCGACGGAAAACCCTCTTCTTCTCCCTCTGCCAAGACCAACGACCTTCCTTCTGTCTCATCCTCCTCCAAGTCCTGGCTCCATTCTCTTCGCAAACCCAAAACTCAGAACCCTAACCCTAATTTTGGCACTGAAGATGACGACTCTCCTACTGTTGGGCCTCCTCGGCCTGCGGTGGTCGATTCGAGTGCGGATGACGAAGGCGGCGATGTCATGGTTGGACCACCTCCGCCGCCACCGGCGTCCGTTTCTGGcgatgatgaggatgatgaagTGATTGTTGGACCGCCTCGGCCACCGGCAGTGTTGGCTCAGAGCGATGAGGATGATGATATGATTGGACCTCCGAAACCGCCTCCACGGTTTAATGACAGCGATTCGGATGGGGATGGGGATGAGGATGAAGATAACGAGGAGGAGAATCGATTTCGGATTCCATTGAGCAATGAGATTGTTCTCAAGGGCCACACGAAG GTTGTTTCTACCCTTGCCATTGATCATTCGGGTTCTAGAGTACTCTCTGGTAGTTATGACTATTCTGTTCGAATGTATGACTTCCAAGGGATGAATTCTCGTTTACAGTCCTTCAGACAGTTAGAACCATCTGAAGGTCATCAAGTTCGGAACTTGAGCTGGAGCCCAACATCTGATCGATTTTTGTGTGTGACTGGCTCAGCTCAGGCTAAG ATTTATGATCGGGATGGGCTTACGCTAGGAGAGTTCGTGAAGGGTGACATGTATATCCGTGATTTGAAGAACACTAAGGGCCACATAACTGGATTGACTTGGGGAGAGTGGCACCCTAAAACTAAGGAAACAATATTAACTTCTTCAGAAGATGGATCGTTGCGCATATGGGATGTTAACAATTTTAATAGCCAGAAACAA GTAATCAAACCAAAACTTGTGAGGCCTGCTAGAGTACCAGTTACCACTTGCACTTGGGATCGTGATGGAAAATGCATTGCAGGTGGTATAGGCGATGGTTCTATACAG ATTTGGAACCTTAAGCCTGGTTGGGGAAGTAGGCCAGATATATATGTGGAAAAGGGTCACACAGATGATATTACTTCACTTAAGTTCTCTAGTGATGGGCGTACTTTATTATCAAGGAGTTGTGATGATTCTTTGAAG GTTTGGGATCTGCGCCAGATGAAAGCGCCTCTTAAAgtgtttgaagatcttcccaaccacTATGCTCAAACAAATGTTGCATTTAGTCCTGATGAGCAACTTTTCTTGACTGGAACATCCATTGAAAGGGAGAGCACAACTGGAGGTTTGCTGTGCTTTTATGATCGAGCTAGACTTGAGCTTGTTTCAAAAGTTGGGATTTCGCCAACTTGCAGTGTTGTTCAGTGCAGCTGGCATCCAAAGCTGAATCAG ATCTTTGCCACGTCTGGAGACAAAAGTCAAGGAGGAACTCACATATTATATGATCCTACAATTAGTGAAAGGGGAGCTCTTGTTTGTGTTGCACGTGCACCAAGGAAGAAATCTGTCGATGATTTCGAGGCTAAACCAGTCATACACAATCCTCATGCTCTACCCTTGTTTAGAGATCAGCCAAGCCGTAAACGTCAGCGAGAGAAGACATTGAAGGACCCTATGAAGTCACACAAGCCTGACCTCCCCATGACAGGGCCAGGATTTGGTGGGAGAATTGGTACAAGTCAAGGAAGCTTATTAACTCAGTACCTCCTAAAG CAAGGGGGTATGATCAAGGAGACATGGATGGATGAAGATCCAAGAGAAGCTATACTGAAGTTTGCAGATGTTGCAGCTAAAGAGCCCAAGTTCATCGCTCCAGCATATGCAGATACTCAGCCTGAACCACTTTTTGCTAAGTCCGATTCAGAGGATGAAGAAAAATAA